One genomic region from Sander lucioperca isolate FBNREF2018 chromosome 3, SLUC_FBN_1.2, whole genome shotgun sequence encodes:
- the mical2a gene encoding F-actin-monooxygenase MICAL2 isoform X4, whose translation MGETEEEKDNVGKLFENFVQASTCKGALQAFNVLCRRLDLDPAENDTFYSRLKAKATSWKAKALWSKLDKRMSHKEYKKGQACVGTKCLIIGGGPCGLRTAIELALMGAKVVVIEKRDSFSRNNVLHLWPYTIHDLRGLGAKKFYGKFCAGAIDHISIQKLQLVLLKVALIVAVEFHINVEFVKLLEPPEDQENEGLGWRAAIRPADHPVANFEFDVVVGADGRRNTLEGFKRKEFRGKLAIAITANFINRNTTAEAKVEEISGVAFIFNQKFFLDLKEETGIDLENIVYYKDNTHYFVMTAKKQSLLDKGVVINDYIDTQMLLSSENVNQEALLCYAREAADFGTNYQLPTLDFAMNHCGQPDVAMFDFTSMYASENAALVRERFGHQLLVALVGDSLLEPFWPMGTGCARGFLAAFDTAWMVRSWAQGRTAVEVLAERESIYRLLPQTTTENIGKNFDQYTIDPGTRYPNLNSSCVRPHQVRHLYVSGELNSCSLERAATIRRPVNLCRRESEIRPARLLTWCQKQTEGYKNVMITDLTSSWKSGIALCALIHRFKPQLIDFDSLKEEDHCANLQLAFDISEREFGIGPFTSVKELSDDQELDKTRMITYLSKFYELFRGTPLPASGSRGVDENNEDYPSKEVRSNNNVLNLALPRKRVPKDEKKSDGTDPIYKRRRKFCSYLEEATNLSSNGSAVRDDREPKENKVRSMATQLLAKFESTPSSTIRKTQPVPLQTVELAESLHIKLRPPVPPKPPSEMQFEVSIRKAAEHLVHLPPKTLPKPQLQPEVQHPFSVVKLRHVDQTHAETKPQPHPESADPPASSPSCHSAIHFMSRVLQRLREVDAHVSEKKAQTQQAREFHTKSIKEKAVHLRGLFSADSSAVLKGGSLRRAFPPSGDQCHSCERRVYMVERVCAEGLYFHRECFRCSTCSSALRQGAHAFDSEQGKLYCKLHFDQRNSGTNLRRTFSVRSNRSGAGVQERCADDGQSSESSSTADLQSQPSAAEAFYEVSEPAGWLGEITF comes from the exons TGCCTCATCATCGGAGGAGGCCCCTGTGGCTTGCGGACAGCCATTGAGCTCGCTTTGATGGGTGCCAAAGTGGTGGTGATCGAGAAGAGAGACTCCTTCTCCAGGAACAACGTGCTGCACCTTTGGCCCTACACCATTCATGACTTGCGGGGCCTCGGGGCCAAAAAGTTTTATGGCAAATTCTGCGCTGGGGCCATAGACCACATCA GCATTCAGAAGCTGCAGCTGGTCCTACTGAAGGTCGCCCTGATTGTTGCAGTGGAGTTTCACATCAATGTGGAGTTTGTCAAGCTGTTGGAGCCTCCAGAGGATCAGGAAAATGAAG GGCTTGGATGGAGGGCTGCAATCCGACCTGCTGATCACCCCGTGGCTAACTTTGAGTTTGATGTCGTGGTGGGGGCTGACGGACGCAGGAATACTCTGGAAG GTTTCAAAAGGAAGGAGTTCAGGGGGAAGCTGGCGATCGCCATCACAGCCAACTTTATCAACAGGAACACCACTGCAGAGGCCAAAGTAGAAGAGATCAGCGGCGTTGCCTTCATCTTCAACCAGAAGTTCTTTCTTGACCTCAAAGAGGAGACAG GTATCGATCTGGAGAACATTGTGTACTACAAGGACAACACGCATTACTTTGTCATGACTGCCAAAAAACAGAGCCTGCTGGACAAGGGAGTCGTCATTAAT GATTACATAGACACCCAGATGCTGCTGAGCAGTGAGAATGTCAACCAGGAAGCTCTTCTGTGCTACGCCCGAGAGGCTGCTGACTTTGGCACCAACTACCAACTTCCCACGCTGGATTTTGCCATGAACCACTGCGGGCAGCCAGATGTAGCAATGTTTGACTTCACAAGCATGTACGCCTCCGAGAACGCTGCTCTGGTCAGGGAGAGATTTGGACACCAGCTGCTGGTAGCACTGGTTGGCGACAGTCTGTTAGAG CCCTTCTGGCCCATGGGAACGGGTTGCGCCAGAGGTTTCCTGGCTGCCTTTGACACGGCCTGGATGGTAAGGAGCTGGGCTCAGGGTCGGACGGCTGTGGAAGTGCTGGCagagag GGAGAGCATTTACAGGCTACTTCCACAGACAACAACTGAAAACATTGGTAAAAACTTTGACCAGTACACCATTGACCCTGGGACTCGATACCCCAACCTCAACTCCTCTTGTGTCAGGCCACATCAG gtgCGTCACTTGTACGTCAGCGGAGAGCTGAATTCCTGCTCTCTGGAGCGTGCTGCTACCATACGTCGGCCTGTAAATCTCTGCAGACGAG AGTCAGAGATCAGACCAGCGAGGCTTCTTACCTGGTGCCAGAAACAGACCGAGGGCTACAAGAATGTGATGATTACAGACTTGACGTCTTCTTGGAAAAGTGGCATCGCCCTCTGCGCCCTCATCCACAGGTTCAAACCCCAGCTGAT AGATTTTGACTCATTAAAAGAAGAAGACCACTGTGCAAACCTCCAGCTGGCTTTTGACATCAGTGAGCGTGAATTTGGGATCGGACCATTCACATCTGTGAAGGAGCTGAGTGATGATCAGGAGCTGGATAAGACCAGGATGATCACCTACCTGTCCAAGTTCTACGAGCTGTTCCGGGGCACACCTCTACCTGCCTCAg GTTCCAGAGGAGTggatgaaaacaatgaagatTATCCATCTAAGGAAGTCAGAAGTAATAATAATGTGCTCAATCTTGCGCTTCCAAGGAAACGGGTACCAAAG GATGAAAAGAAATCAGATGGTACAGATCCAATTTACAAAAGGAGGCGGAAGTTCTGCAGTTACCTGGAGGAG GCCACCAATCTGTCGAGTAATGGCTCTGCAGTGCGAGATGACCGAGAGCCCAAGGAAAACAAAGTGCGCTCAATGGCTACTCAGTTGCTGGCCAAGTTTGAGAGCACACCCAGCTCCACCATCCGGAAAACACAG CCCGTCCCGCTGCAAACTGTTGAGCTGGCTGAGAGTCTGCACATTAAACTCAGGCCTCCGGTCCCACCTAAACCTCCTTCAGAGATGCAG TTTGAAGTCAGTATCAGAAAAGCAGCAGAACACTTAGTGCACCTGCCTCCAAAGACTCTGCCCAAACCTCAGCTCCAGCCTGAGGTCCAGCATCCATTTTCTGTAGTGAAGCTCAGGCATGTTGATCAGACACACGCTGAGACAAAGCCCCAGCCTCATCCTGAGAGTGCAGACCCCCCTGCTTCTTCTCCCTCTTGCCACTCAGCAATCCATTTCATGTCAAGAGTCCTCCAGCGCCTCAGGGAGGTGGATGCACACGTCTCTGAG AAAAAAGCTCAGACACAACAGGCTAGAGAGTTTCACACAAAGAGTATAAAGGAAAAAGCTGTTCACCTTAGAGGGTTGTTCTCAGCAGACAGCTCTGCTGTCCTCAAG GGCGGCTCACTACGAAGGGCATTCCCCCCGTCAGGTGACCAGTGTCACTCATGCGAGAGACGTGTTTATATGGTGGAGAGGGTCTGTGCCGAGGGGCTCTACTTCCACAGGGAGTGTTTCCGCTGTTCTACCTGCAGCTCTGCCCTGCGACAGGGAGCACATGCCTTCGACTCTGAACAGG GAAAATTGTACTGCAAACTCCATTTTGATCAACGCAACAGTGGGACAAATCTACGGAGGACTTTTTCTGTACGCTCA AATCGTTCTGGAGCTGGAGTTCAGGAGCGATGTGCTGACGACGGACAGAGCTCAGAGTCCAGCAGCACAGCAGACCTGCAGAGTCAACCCTCAGCAG CTGAAGCCTTTTATGAAGTGAGTGAGCCAGCTGGATGGTTAGGAGAAATAACATTTTGA
- the mical2a gene encoding F-actin-monooxygenase MICAL2 isoform X3: MGETEEEKDNVGKLFENFVQASTCKGALQAFNVLCRRLDLDPAENDTFYSRLKAKATSWKAKALWSKLDKRMSHKEYKKGQACVGTKCLIIGGGPCGLRTAIELALMGAKVVVIEKRDSFSRNNVLHLWPYTIHDLRGLGAKKFYGKFCAGAIDHISIQKLQLVLLKVALIVAVEFHINVEFVKLLEPPEDQENEGLGWRAAIRPADHPVANFEFDVVVGADGRRNTLEGFKRKEFRGKLAIAITANFINRNTTAEAKVEEISGVAFIFNQKFFLDLKEETGIDLENIVYYKDNTHYFVMTAKKQSLLDKGVVINDYIDTQMLLSSENVNQEALLCYAREAADFGTNYQLPTLDFAMNHCGQPDVAMFDFTSMYASENAALVRERFGHQLLVALVGDSLLEPFWPMGTGCARGFLAAFDTAWMVRSWAQGRTAVEVLAERESIYRLLPQTTTENIGKNFDQYTIDPGTRYPNLNSSCVRPHQVRHLYVSGELNSCSLERAATIRRPVNLCRRESEIRPARLLTWCQKQTEGYKNVMITDLTSSWKSGIALCALIHRFKPQLIDFDSLKEEDHCANLQLAFDISEREFGIGPFTSVKELSDDQELDKTRMITYLSKFYELFRGTPLPASGSRGVDENNEDYPSKEVRSNNNVLNLALPRKRVPKDEKKSDGTDPIYKRRRKFCSYLEEATNLSSNGSAVRDDREPKENKVRSMATQLLAKFESTPSSTIRKTQPVPLQTVELAESLHIKLRPPVPPKPPSEMQFEVSIRKAAEHLVHLPPKTLPKPQLQPEVQHPFSVVKLRHVDQTHAETKPQPHPESADPPASSPSCHSAIHFMSRVLQRLREVDAHVSEGGSLRRAFPPSGDQCHSCERRVYMVERVCAEGLYFHRECFRCSTCSSALRQGAHAFDSEQGKLYCKLHFDQRNSGTNLRRTFSVRSNRSGAGVQERCADDGQSSESSSTADLQSQPSAGTFSSFMRKHLSWPLSVTRAVCNAPWYLSHRVRGTAQAFAGHLRDNAQDYALLYELLSMSLPLLLVLQEVLLQMYTEAVSDGPSCLQPLLLWLQEHIGHRLI; this comes from the exons TGCCTCATCATCGGAGGAGGCCCCTGTGGCTTGCGGACAGCCATTGAGCTCGCTTTGATGGGTGCCAAAGTGGTGGTGATCGAGAAGAGAGACTCCTTCTCCAGGAACAACGTGCTGCACCTTTGGCCCTACACCATTCATGACTTGCGGGGCCTCGGGGCCAAAAAGTTTTATGGCAAATTCTGCGCTGGGGCCATAGACCACATCA GCATTCAGAAGCTGCAGCTGGTCCTACTGAAGGTCGCCCTGATTGTTGCAGTGGAGTTTCACATCAATGTGGAGTTTGTCAAGCTGTTGGAGCCTCCAGAGGATCAGGAAAATGAAG GGCTTGGATGGAGGGCTGCAATCCGACCTGCTGATCACCCCGTGGCTAACTTTGAGTTTGATGTCGTGGTGGGGGCTGACGGACGCAGGAATACTCTGGAAG GTTTCAAAAGGAAGGAGTTCAGGGGGAAGCTGGCGATCGCCATCACAGCCAACTTTATCAACAGGAACACCACTGCAGAGGCCAAAGTAGAAGAGATCAGCGGCGTTGCCTTCATCTTCAACCAGAAGTTCTTTCTTGACCTCAAAGAGGAGACAG GTATCGATCTGGAGAACATTGTGTACTACAAGGACAACACGCATTACTTTGTCATGACTGCCAAAAAACAGAGCCTGCTGGACAAGGGAGTCGTCATTAAT GATTACATAGACACCCAGATGCTGCTGAGCAGTGAGAATGTCAACCAGGAAGCTCTTCTGTGCTACGCCCGAGAGGCTGCTGACTTTGGCACCAACTACCAACTTCCCACGCTGGATTTTGCCATGAACCACTGCGGGCAGCCAGATGTAGCAATGTTTGACTTCACAAGCATGTACGCCTCCGAGAACGCTGCTCTGGTCAGGGAGAGATTTGGACACCAGCTGCTGGTAGCACTGGTTGGCGACAGTCTGTTAGAG CCCTTCTGGCCCATGGGAACGGGTTGCGCCAGAGGTTTCCTGGCTGCCTTTGACACGGCCTGGATGGTAAGGAGCTGGGCTCAGGGTCGGACGGCTGTGGAAGTGCTGGCagagag GGAGAGCATTTACAGGCTACTTCCACAGACAACAACTGAAAACATTGGTAAAAACTTTGACCAGTACACCATTGACCCTGGGACTCGATACCCCAACCTCAACTCCTCTTGTGTCAGGCCACATCAG gtgCGTCACTTGTACGTCAGCGGAGAGCTGAATTCCTGCTCTCTGGAGCGTGCTGCTACCATACGTCGGCCTGTAAATCTCTGCAGACGAG AGTCAGAGATCAGACCAGCGAGGCTTCTTACCTGGTGCCAGAAACAGACCGAGGGCTACAAGAATGTGATGATTACAGACTTGACGTCTTCTTGGAAAAGTGGCATCGCCCTCTGCGCCCTCATCCACAGGTTCAAACCCCAGCTGAT AGATTTTGACTCATTAAAAGAAGAAGACCACTGTGCAAACCTCCAGCTGGCTTTTGACATCAGTGAGCGTGAATTTGGGATCGGACCATTCACATCTGTGAAGGAGCTGAGTGATGATCAGGAGCTGGATAAGACCAGGATGATCACCTACCTGTCCAAGTTCTACGAGCTGTTCCGGGGCACACCTCTACCTGCCTCAg GTTCCAGAGGAGTggatgaaaacaatgaagatTATCCATCTAAGGAAGTCAGAAGTAATAATAATGTGCTCAATCTTGCGCTTCCAAGGAAACGGGTACCAAAG GATGAAAAGAAATCAGATGGTACAGATCCAATTTACAAAAGGAGGCGGAAGTTCTGCAGTTACCTGGAGGAG GCCACCAATCTGTCGAGTAATGGCTCTGCAGTGCGAGATGACCGAGAGCCCAAGGAAAACAAAGTGCGCTCAATGGCTACTCAGTTGCTGGCCAAGTTTGAGAGCACACCCAGCTCCACCATCCGGAAAACACAG CCCGTCCCGCTGCAAACTGTTGAGCTGGCTGAGAGTCTGCACATTAAACTCAGGCCTCCGGTCCCACCTAAACCTCCTTCAGAGATGCAG TTTGAAGTCAGTATCAGAAAAGCAGCAGAACACTTAGTGCACCTGCCTCCAAAGACTCTGCCCAAACCTCAGCTCCAGCCTGAGGTCCAGCATCCATTTTCTGTAGTGAAGCTCAGGCATGTTGATCAGACACACGCTGAGACAAAGCCCCAGCCTCATCCTGAGAGTGCAGACCCCCCTGCTTCTTCTCCCTCTTGCCACTCAGCAATCCATTTCATGTCAAGAGTCCTCCAGCGCCTCAGGGAGGTGGATGCACACGTCTCTGAG GGCGGCTCACTACGAAGGGCATTCCCCCCGTCAGGTGACCAGTGTCACTCATGCGAGAGACGTGTTTATATGGTGGAGAGGGTCTGTGCCGAGGGGCTCTACTTCCACAGGGAGTGTTTCCGCTGTTCTACCTGCAGCTCTGCCCTGCGACAGGGAGCACATGCCTTCGACTCTGAACAGG GAAAATTGTACTGCAAACTCCATTTTGATCAACGCAACAGTGGGACAAATCTACGGAGGACTTTTTCTGTACGCTCA AATCGTTCTGGAGCTGGAGTTCAGGAGCGATGTGCTGACGACGGACAGAGCTCAGAGTCCAGCAGCACAGCAGACCTGCAGAGTCAACCCTCAGCAGGTACCTTCAGCTCGTTCATGAGGAAACACCTGAGCTGGCCCCTGAGTGTGACTCGCGCTGTGTGTAACGCCCCCTGGTATCTGTCCCATCGTGTGCGTGGTACAGCACAGGCCTTCGCCGGCCACCTCAGGGACAATGCCCAGGACTATGCGTTACTGtatgagctactgagcatgagCTTACCCCTGCTGCTTGTTTTACAAGAGGTACTGCTGCAGatgtacacagaggctgtgtcTGATGGGCCCAGCTGTCTACAGCCTCTGTTGCTGTGGCTGCAGGAGCATATTGGGCACAGGCTCATCTAG
- the mical2a gene encoding F-actin-monooxygenase MICAL2 isoform X5, whose amino-acid sequence MGETEEEKDNVGKLFENFVQASTCKGALQAFNVLCRRLDLDPAENDTFYSRLKAKATSWKAKALWSKLDKRMSHKEYKKGQACVGTKCLIIGGGPCGLRTAIELALMGAKVVVIEKRDSFSRNNVLHLWPYTIHDLRGLGAKKFYGKFCAGAIDHISIQKLQLVLLKVALIVAVEFHINVEFVKLLEPPEDQENEGLGWRAAIRPADHPVANFEFDVVVGADGRRNTLEGFKRKEFRGKLAIAITANFINRNTTAEAKVEEISGVAFIFNQKFFLDLKEETGIDLENIVYYKDNTHYFVMTAKKQSLLDKGVVINDYIDTQMLLSSENVNQEALLCYAREAADFGTNYQLPTLDFAMNHCGQPDVAMFDFTSMYASENAALVRERFGHQLLVALVGDSLLEPFWPMGTGCARGFLAAFDTAWMVRSWAQGRTAVEVLAERESIYRLLPQTTTENIGKNFDQYTIDPGTRYPNLNSSCVRPHQVRHLYVSGELNSCSLERAATIRRPVNLCRRESEIRPARLLTWCQKQTEGYKNVMITDLTSSWKSGIALCALIHRFKPQLIDFDSLKEEDHCANLQLAFDISEREFGIGPFTSVKELSDDQELDKTRMITYLSKFYELFRGTPLPASGSRGVDENNEDYPSKEVRSNNNVLNLALPRKRVPKDEKKSDGTDPIYKRRRKFCSYLEEATNLSSNGSAVRDDREPKENKVRSMATQLLAKFESTPSSTIRKTQKKAQTQQAREFHTKSIKEKAVHLRGLFSADSSAVLKGGSLRRAFPPSGDQCHSCERRVYMVERVCAEGLYFHRECFRCSTCSSALRQGAHAFDSEQGKLYCKLHFDQRNSGTNLRRTFSVRSNRSGAGVQERCADDGQSSESSSTADLQSQPSAGTFSSFMRKHLSWPLSVTRAVCNAPWYLSHRVRGTAQAFAGHLRDNAQDYALLYELLSMSLPLLLVLQEVLLQMYTEAVSDGPSCLQPLLLWLQEHIGHRLI is encoded by the exons TGCCTCATCATCGGAGGAGGCCCCTGTGGCTTGCGGACAGCCATTGAGCTCGCTTTGATGGGTGCCAAAGTGGTGGTGATCGAGAAGAGAGACTCCTTCTCCAGGAACAACGTGCTGCACCTTTGGCCCTACACCATTCATGACTTGCGGGGCCTCGGGGCCAAAAAGTTTTATGGCAAATTCTGCGCTGGGGCCATAGACCACATCA GCATTCAGAAGCTGCAGCTGGTCCTACTGAAGGTCGCCCTGATTGTTGCAGTGGAGTTTCACATCAATGTGGAGTTTGTCAAGCTGTTGGAGCCTCCAGAGGATCAGGAAAATGAAG GGCTTGGATGGAGGGCTGCAATCCGACCTGCTGATCACCCCGTGGCTAACTTTGAGTTTGATGTCGTGGTGGGGGCTGACGGACGCAGGAATACTCTGGAAG GTTTCAAAAGGAAGGAGTTCAGGGGGAAGCTGGCGATCGCCATCACAGCCAACTTTATCAACAGGAACACCACTGCAGAGGCCAAAGTAGAAGAGATCAGCGGCGTTGCCTTCATCTTCAACCAGAAGTTCTTTCTTGACCTCAAAGAGGAGACAG GTATCGATCTGGAGAACATTGTGTACTACAAGGACAACACGCATTACTTTGTCATGACTGCCAAAAAACAGAGCCTGCTGGACAAGGGAGTCGTCATTAAT GATTACATAGACACCCAGATGCTGCTGAGCAGTGAGAATGTCAACCAGGAAGCTCTTCTGTGCTACGCCCGAGAGGCTGCTGACTTTGGCACCAACTACCAACTTCCCACGCTGGATTTTGCCATGAACCACTGCGGGCAGCCAGATGTAGCAATGTTTGACTTCACAAGCATGTACGCCTCCGAGAACGCTGCTCTGGTCAGGGAGAGATTTGGACACCAGCTGCTGGTAGCACTGGTTGGCGACAGTCTGTTAGAG CCCTTCTGGCCCATGGGAACGGGTTGCGCCAGAGGTTTCCTGGCTGCCTTTGACACGGCCTGGATGGTAAGGAGCTGGGCTCAGGGTCGGACGGCTGTGGAAGTGCTGGCagagag GGAGAGCATTTACAGGCTACTTCCACAGACAACAACTGAAAACATTGGTAAAAACTTTGACCAGTACACCATTGACCCTGGGACTCGATACCCCAACCTCAACTCCTCTTGTGTCAGGCCACATCAG gtgCGTCACTTGTACGTCAGCGGAGAGCTGAATTCCTGCTCTCTGGAGCGTGCTGCTACCATACGTCGGCCTGTAAATCTCTGCAGACGAG AGTCAGAGATCAGACCAGCGAGGCTTCTTACCTGGTGCCAGAAACAGACCGAGGGCTACAAGAATGTGATGATTACAGACTTGACGTCTTCTTGGAAAAGTGGCATCGCCCTCTGCGCCCTCATCCACAGGTTCAAACCCCAGCTGAT AGATTTTGACTCATTAAAAGAAGAAGACCACTGTGCAAACCTCCAGCTGGCTTTTGACATCAGTGAGCGTGAATTTGGGATCGGACCATTCACATCTGTGAAGGAGCTGAGTGATGATCAGGAGCTGGATAAGACCAGGATGATCACCTACCTGTCCAAGTTCTACGAGCTGTTCCGGGGCACACCTCTACCTGCCTCAg GTTCCAGAGGAGTggatgaaaacaatgaagatTATCCATCTAAGGAAGTCAGAAGTAATAATAATGTGCTCAATCTTGCGCTTCCAAGGAAACGGGTACCAAAG GATGAAAAGAAATCAGATGGTACAGATCCAATTTACAAAAGGAGGCGGAAGTTCTGCAGTTACCTGGAGGAG GCCACCAATCTGTCGAGTAATGGCTCTGCAGTGCGAGATGACCGAGAGCCCAAGGAAAACAAAGTGCGCTCAATGGCTACTCAGTTGCTGGCCAAGTTTGAGAGCACACCCAGCTCCACCATCCGGAAAACACAG AAAAAAGCTCAGACACAACAGGCTAGAGAGTTTCACACAAAGAGTATAAAGGAAAAAGCTGTTCACCTTAGAGGGTTGTTCTCAGCAGACAGCTCTGCTGTCCTCAAG GGCGGCTCACTACGAAGGGCATTCCCCCCGTCAGGTGACCAGTGTCACTCATGCGAGAGACGTGTTTATATGGTGGAGAGGGTCTGTGCCGAGGGGCTCTACTTCCACAGGGAGTGTTTCCGCTGTTCTACCTGCAGCTCTGCCCTGCGACAGGGAGCACATGCCTTCGACTCTGAACAGG GAAAATTGTACTGCAAACTCCATTTTGATCAACGCAACAGTGGGACAAATCTACGGAGGACTTTTTCTGTACGCTCA AATCGTTCTGGAGCTGGAGTTCAGGAGCGATGTGCTGACGACGGACAGAGCTCAGAGTCCAGCAGCACAGCAGACCTGCAGAGTCAACCCTCAGCAGGTACCTTCAGCTCGTTCATGAGGAAACACCTGAGCTGGCCCCTGAGTGTGACTCGCGCTGTGTGTAACGCCCCCTGGTATCTGTCCCATCGTGTGCGTGGTACAGCACAGGCCTTCGCCGGCCACCTCAGGGACAATGCCCAGGACTATGCGTTACTGtatgagctactgagcatgagCTTACCCCTGCTGCTTGTTTTACAAGAGGTACTGCTGCAGatgtacacagaggctgtgtcTGATGGGCCCAGCTGTCTACAGCCTCTGTTGCTGTGGCTGCAGGAGCATATTGGGCACAGGCTCATCTAG